The DNA window TCGTGATAGGGAAAGGTGGCGTCAAGAAAGCATCTTTTGTCTCCGTTATCACCATAGGTCTATCCCCCCCCCCAAAAAAAAAGGGGGGGGAGGAGATATCTGACCACGGCAGATCCCGCTGCTCATTTGAAATTTACATACATAGTGATAGCACCATGATCCGCATCGGCAAAAAGCGGAGTTAGAGCAGTATCAAGAGGAGGTGCTTATCAAAGCAAGAAAAACTACGTCAGATGTGGAGAAAGATTCGCATTCGGTCCATAGCTGTTCCCGTACCTTTGCAGAGGAATATGTTTCCTGTGCTGGTCGTCCTTGCTTCGTGAAAGATGGGTAGCCATATCAGTCATGGGCAATATATCTTGTCTATGGGAGAGCTTGACCTTAAGCTGCGGATTCTTCGGAACCAGCGACAATAAGAGATGGAGAGCTGGTTATAATGGATCTATGCGTTCCTTGTAACCGACGAGAGTTGATCAGGAGCCCTCATTCCTCCACCAGGGCGTGCTTCTTATTTACCGAAAAATGCCTTCTCCTCTGTACTGACGCAATGCCCTCTGCTGGACTCCGTCTATCTTGGTTAAGTACAAACTACCAGGGCATGGGGGCAGGTTAAGGGGGCGGCACAAAGCCATTTGCAACCATGGACGATGTTATGGCGACATCGGATCAAACAGTGCCGCGATGTCTCAAATATGGTATTATTCGTAATAGCTAATACATCGAATCGGCATGGATGTAGGAGAGACATACCGATTCGCCTTGACTTTCGAATTACGGGACAGTTATATTTTTTCATGCTTCACCATAGAATGTCGATTTGTCGATTTTTTCTGCTTATTGTTCTCATCCTCCATGTATGGGTCTTGATTGCCGATGCTATGAATTGTCAAGGCTGTCTGTCCGTTCTCGAAAACCGGGTACTTGGCCTCTTCGCGTCAAGTTTTGATGATGCAGACCACACAGCTACTTTCATCCCAAGATGGGAGTTTGGACTCCTACATTGATGGGGTAGAATATTGTCCTGTGTGCAAGAATCCTCCAGCTTTTTCTTTGCCTATGGGGTACGCACCGTACCATTCCGTAATATTTATCCGCCCCGAAACCAGCTACAATATCGTACCTGGAATAACATCTTCGGTCTTTAGACCGTCCAAACTCTCCTTTGCGACACCGCTCGTCCGTTAGATCTAAAATAGTTTTCAGATCAAACGGATAGTTGCAGATCAAATTTACATTAAAATTATTATTTTTTAGAGTGGAGTGTATGAGATACTTGAAAATTTTTATCCATATGTTCGTCATTTTCCTGTTCGCAAATACTGCAGAAGGGTTGACGATTGACGATGCAGTACGGACCGCTGTGATACAAAACCCAGAACTCAGCTCTCTCAGGTTTGAAGAAGAAGTCGCCCGGGGACAACTTCAAAAAGCGGAGCTGCCTTTTCTCTCAAATCCGGTCATAGAAAACTACATATCAAGAAAACAGACGCTTCCCGAGGAGAGGTCTGGATCAATGGCCAACTATGGAGTAAGACTTCTCCAGGAATTTGAGGTAGCAGGTCAGAGAGGTATCAGAATTGAGGTAGCGTAGAAGAATCTGGCAAAAATCAGTCTCGAGATCAAAGACAGGGAAAGAATACTCCAATACGAGGTAAGGAATACTTTTGCAACGGTCCTTGCCTTTAAAGAGAGAGCCGCTCTCATGAGAGAAGTAGTGAGGCTCAAGGAAGAATTGCTTGAACTCACTAAAATAAAGTATGAGGCCGGAGATGTGTCCACTCTGGAAGTAAATCTAGCCGAGGTAGAGGCAAGCAAGGTAAAGAGTGATCTCATAACTGTGGAACGGAGCTTCGGAGAATCAAGGCTCTCTCTGCAGGAGACCATGGGGGCAGGAACCAAGGTCTTGCCCACGATTGAGGGACAGCTCGCACCCGAGATCGCCGTCATCCCGGACAAAGATTATTTGAAAGCAGTGCTTGAGGACAGACCGGATATAAAAGCGGCTGTGGTGGAAATTGACAGAACAAACCGGGTCGATGCGCTTGTTTGGAGGGAAGCCATACCTAATCCCAGTCTCGGTGGATTTTATACCCGCGATGAGCAAAGAGGTGAGGTGGGTGTAATCCTTTCCGTCTCTATACCCATCTTTGACAGAAAGCAGGCCCAGAAGAGAGAGGCCAGGGCCCGAATGGAACAGGCCCGTATCAGGCGGGCGGGCCTCGGGCTCGCGGTTGAAAAGGAATTCGAGCAGGAGTACATGAATCTCGCTTCCTCTCTTCTCCAGCTTTCCATCTACAAGAAAGAGATTCTCGCAAAGTCCCTTGAGAATCTCGACCTCCTTAACCTCGCCTTCAAAGAAGGAAAGATCAGTTTTTTTGACGTACGCCTTGCGCAACGGGATGCCATAGATCTCAGAATTGCACATCTCGATACTTTACTCAGGGCTCAGCAGGCAATCTACGGGATGGAACGAACTATCGGAGGTAACCTCAGATGACCCTACAACAAATAAAGAGAATGTTCCTTATCCTCTCTATTCCGCTAATTATTCTGTCACTTCTATCCATCCCGCTGGGCTGCCGCAGGCAAGAGGACCAGAAACAACCCGAAGTGAAAATGGAGTTGGGAAAGAAAGGAAATGAAACTGGAGAAAAAACCGAAGAGCATGATCTCGTGGTTCTTACGTCTGAACAGATGAAGATCGCTGGAATAGAGATACGGAAGGCAATTGCAGGTTCTTTTGACATTCCTCTCACGACCACGGCTATCATCGAGTCGAATAGCGACAGGATATCGAAGATAGGGTCCAAAGTGTCCGGACGGATAACAAAAGTCGCAGGCAGGCAGGGCGACCGGGTGAGCACAGGACAGCCTCTGGCGTATCTTGAAAGCGTGGATCTGGATCAGGCATGGTCAGACTACACAAAAGCAAAAGGAAAACATGCGCTTGCCGCAGCAAATTTCAAAAGAGAAGAGGCCCTCTTCGCAAAAAAGATAGCCCCGGAAAAAGACGTCCTGAGGGCAAGGCAGGAATTCAAGGAAACCGAAGCGGACCTGAAATTAAGCGTGAGGCGTCTGAAACTCTTAGGCGTGGAAGGAGCAAAAGCAGAAGGTCAGTCCGATGGATCAGATGAGAGCCGCCATACCGTGGTCATTCCATCTCCTATCCGCGGCGTGATGATTGAAAAAACCGTCACCCAGGGAGAGATGGTAAGCCCGGATAAGGTACTGTTTACCGTGTCCGACCTCTCAATATGAGAAAGATATAAGACGGCTTAGAACTGGGATGGATGCAAAACTCCTCATAGCAGCATACCCGGATGTACCTTTTTGGGGCCGCGTGTCATATATAGGCGACACTATGGACGAAAAGACGCGTACAGTAAAGGCCAGAGTTACAGTAGACAATACAAAAGGGTTTCTCAAACCTGGCATGTTTGCTACCGTTTCGATAGAGTCGTTGAAAGACGCTCAGGAAATAAAGCTCCTTGCTGTTCCAGAGGAAGCGATCCAAGGGGAAGGCCCGGCCCGTTACGCGTTTATGGCGCTGGGGGACGGTAAATTCAAGAAAATTGATGTGACTGTGGGGAAGACACTGGGGAAGATCGTCGAGATAACGGGCGGATTAAAGGAGGGCGACGAGATAGTTGTAAAAGGAGGCTTTATCCTCAAGTCCGAGATAAACAAGAAGGCTCTCGTGGAGGAATGACATGATAGGCCGCCTCATTCTCTTATCTTTAAGGCATCGGCTCCTGATCATCGTCGGTGTCGTTGCCCTCGTGGTATTCGGAGTCTATTCCTATACGAACCTCCCTATCGACGCGTTCCCGGACGTAACCAACATTCAAGTGCAGATTATCACCAAAACATCAGGAAGGTCTCCCGAGGAAGTGGAGAAATTCGTTACCTATCCTATAGAGACCCAGATGACAGGCCTCCCCAAAGTGACGGACATCCGATCCATCTCGAAATTCGGTCTATCTTATATTACTGTGGTGTTTGAGGATAGTGTCGACATCTACCTTGCCCGGCAGCTTGTGCTTGAAAGACTGATTGAGGCAAAAGACAGACTGCCTACTGACATTGATCCCGTTATGGGCCCCATATCAACCGGACTCGGCGAGATATATCAGTATACCTTGGAGAAACCGGGAGGCGATGTTCCAAGCACAGAAGAATTGATAGAACAAAGGACGGTGCAGGGCTGGATCGTAAGACCCCTCCTCAAGACGGTACAGGGGGTCACTGATGTCAGTTCCTTTGGCGGATTAGCCAGACAGTATCAAGTCATAGTCGATCCGGACCATCTCAAAAAATATGGGGTCGCACTTCATGATGTATTTGAGGCCGTCGCAAAGAACAATGCCAATGCCGGAGGAAACGTCCTAGAACATGCGTCGGAACAGTACATTATCCGATCAGTAGGACTCATCGGATCCGTAAGGGATCTCTCGAATATCGTCGTCACTGCCGAGCACGGTACCCCTGTATTCCTGAGAGACATCGCCGAAGTCAAGCTCGGACACGCCTTAAGGCAGGGAGCTATCGTGAAGGACGGCAAAGGCGAGGCTGTAGCAGGAATCGTATTGATGTTGAGAGGAGAAAGCGGAAAGGACACCGTTGCGGGTATTAAAAAGAAAGTGGAAGAGATCAACAGAAACAATATTCTTCCAGGAGGTCTCAAAATAAAGCCTTTCTACGACCGGACTGACCTCGTGGAAAAGAGCGTGAACACCGTAGCCAAGGCCCTCTTGGAAGGCATGATTCTCCTGGTGATAATTCTTTACCTCTTTCTCCGGAACGTGAGAGGTGCCTTCGTGGTTGCCGCGACCCTTCCTCTTGCTGTGCTTGCCACTTTCATCATTATGGGAAGATTGGGGTTGTCAGCCAATCTCATGTCCCTCGGAGGACTCGCCATATCCCTCGGAATGATCGTTGATGCAGCCATTATCCAGGTCGACAATGTTCAACGCCACCTTTCGGAAACATCGGCCGAAAAGCATAAAATCCACACGGTTCTTGACGCGGTCCTGGAAGTAATGAAGCCTAGTCTTTTCGGCGAGTTAATTATTGCTATTACCTTCATTCCTATAATGACCCTCCAGGGTATGGAGGGGAAGATGTTCACCCCGTTGGCGTTCACGGTTGTTATAGCCATTCTTTCTTCTCTGGTACTCTCCATATTCGTCACACCAGTATTCTGTTCTTCCTTTCTCAAAGCACAACTGGAAAAGGAAAGCTCCTGCTACGCTGGGTTAAGAGGTTCTACATTCCCGCGCTTAAATGGTCGGCGGGCCATGGCAAGATGATTATTGGCGGATCAACTCTATTCCTGGTAATCTGCCTTGGCCTGTTTCCTTTTCTCGGCAAGGAGTTTATACCAAGCATGGATGAAGGAACCCTGACCCCGCAGATCATACGGCTCCCGAGCGTCTCTCTGACGGAATCAATGGAGATAGAAAAGAAGGCTCATCAGGTACTCTTGAAATTCCCGGAGGTCACAACCATTGTATCAAAGATAGGGGCGCCCGAGATTGCACTGGATCCGATGGGGCCGAACCTGAGCGACCCAATCGTGGTACTTAAACCTAAAGGCCAGTGGAAAACGGCGGGGTCAAAGGACAAATTGATCTATAAGATGAGGCACGAACTGGAGAAGATTCCCGGCATAGGTCTCAACATGACACAGCCGATCGCCCTCAGGGTTGATGAACTTGTCTCTGGTGTAAAAAGTCAGCTTGCAATCAAACTCTTTGGAGAAGATATGAATCTCCTTAAAGACAAGTCTGAAGAAATCGCAAAGGTAGTAGGTAAAGTCCGGGGAGTAACTGACCTCAGGGTGGAACAGGTATCAGGGCAACCTTACCTCACCGTTACCATCGATAGAAATGCCATCGCACGTTACGGCATAAATGCTCAGGACATCAACGAGATCGTCGAGACTGCCATAGGCGGCAAAGCCGCCACGGAAATGCTTGAGGGTGACAGGCGATTCGAGATTGTTCTAAGGTTCCCAGAAGGCAGAAGAAACAGCGCAGAGACCATCGGGGCCATCCTCGTGAGAACTCCGGCTGGCGCGTGGGTCCCCCTTGCCCAATTAGCCAATATTACGGTGACAAACGGACCGGCACAGATCAGCAGGGAACACAACAAACGACGTGTCGTAGTAGAGTGCAATATAGAGGATCGAGATGTAGCCGGATTTGTGGCTGAGGCGAAAGAAAGGATTGAAAAAGAAGTGAAGCTTCCGACGGGTTATTATCTTACATGGGGAGGGACCTTCGAGAGCCAGCAGCGGGCCATGAAGAGGCTTATGCTGATAGTGCCTGTGACCATGGCGATCATTCTTTTTCTTCTCTTTACTGCCTTCGGGTCTTTCAGATATGCGTTCCTCATTCTAATGACAATTCCTTTTGCGCTTACAGGTGGAATCCTCACATTGCTCGTTTCAGGGCAATATCTGAGCGTGCCAGCGTCTGTGGGGTTCATAGCGCTCTTCGGGGTGGCTGTCTTGAACGTATGGTACTTGTCTCATATATCAATCGCCTGAGACAGGAAGGAATGGAAGGAGAGGAAGCCATTATGACCGGGTGCGAGCGGAGGCTCAGGCCTGTGCTTATGACAGCCATGGTTGCCATCATGGGCCTTGTACCTCTTCTTTTTGCCACCGGACCTGGCTCGGAGGTACAGCGGCCCCTCGCCGCAGTCGTGATAGGCGGACTGTTTACCTCAACCGTTATGACGCTTCTCGTATTGCCGACCCTTTACAAGTGGATTCCGGAGAAAAAAATTGGACAAATACAAGTTTAAAGGAAAATCTCCTTATGATTTCATCAGACATATATGGACGCTTGAGCCTGAAAGATTTACTGATGACCCAAACCACTTCAATGTGGGACTAAACACATAACACACGCGACGCTCATACTGAAAGCATACACTACCGATGCGACCCATCTGCGACGTCGACACTCTACGGGACAAAAAAATATCGCCAAAGCAATGCCTCCATGGTATCTTCTCTTAATGAGAAAACGGCAGGCTACTGATGAACCCTAATAAGGAACTCCCACACATTATCACCGTGAAATCTTCGGCTGGTGCAGGCAAAACCTACAATCTCGCCCTGCGCTACCTTCAATTGCTGGCCCTTGGCAAAACAGACAGTCAGTCTGCCGCTAAAAACAGCATCTCCAACATCGTGGCCATAACCTTCACCAACAAGGCAGCCTCCGAGATGAGGAACCGAATCATCGACTGGATGAAGAGAATCATCCTTGACCTCCCTTTCAAGGGGTCCTCCTTGAGGCCCACCGACGAGATTATCAACAATGTCTCGGATTCCTTGGCACGGACGGACCTCGTCAAAATCATAGAAGTCGATTTTGAGAACCTCATAAAAGACTTCCATGATTTCAAAGTAAGTACCATCGACAGCTTCGTGAATCTCACGCTCAAGGCATCGGCGTTCAAATTAGGGCTGCCGCCAGATTTCGACATTTCCACAGAATCGGAGCTCTATATTGATATAGTTCTTGAAGAATGCCTTCAGGAGATATTGGAGATGAACGATGTACGGCAAAGATTCGACTCATTTCTCAAGGCGTACATCAAGTTGGAAGAAAAGGACACTGCGTGGGTCCCAAAAAGATTTCTCATCGACATTTTCTATCGCTTTTGGAAAGAGGAGGCAAAAGAGAACAAGGATTTCGTTCTCGGTCCCGGACCTGAGCGC is part of the Syntrophobacterales bacterium genome and encodes:
- a CDS encoding TolC family protein → MKDRERILQYEVRNTFATVLAFKERAALMREVVRLKEELLELTKIKYEAGDVSTLEVNLAEVEASKVKSDLITVERSFGESRLSLQETMGAGTKVLPTIEGQLAPEIAVIPDKDYLKAVLEDRPDIKAAVVEIDRTNRVDALVWREAIPNPSLGGFYTRDEQRGEVGVILSVSIPIFDRKQAQKREARARMEQARIRRAGLGLAVEKEFEQEYMNLASSLLQLSIYKKEILAKSLENLDLLNLAFKEGKISFFDVRLAQRDAIDLRIAHLDTLLRAQQAIYGMERTIGGNLR